Proteins from a genomic interval of Nocardia sp. BMG51109:
- a CDS encoding enoyl-CoA hydratase/isomerase family protein codes for MPYLEHEGDVAILHLDDAEHTDSSDPENRFHPEWMARFHALLDEVEAEPGPRAVVTVGAGKFYSTGADLNWVAEHPGEVDTYLSEIQRLFARMLVSPLPTVAALQGHTFGAGAFLALTHDRAVMRDDRGYFCFPGITIGTSYAPGTVALAAARLPPRTVHEALATGRRYRGPEALDRGLIDEIAPADGVLPAAVEYAKNVAHTRGPVLADIKRQLHHEVVAQLSTPVAGYNHRKPSSGG; via the coding sequence GTGCCGTACCTTGAACACGAGGGCGATGTCGCGATCCTGCATCTGGATGACGCCGAGCATACCGACAGCAGCGATCCGGAGAACCGGTTCCACCCGGAGTGGATGGCGCGATTCCACGCACTGCTCGACGAGGTCGAGGCGGAGCCGGGCCCGCGGGCGGTGGTGACGGTCGGCGCCGGCAAGTTCTACTCGACCGGCGCCGATCTGAATTGGGTCGCGGAGCATCCGGGCGAGGTCGACACCTACCTGAGCGAGATCCAGCGGTTGTTCGCGCGGATGCTGGTATCTCCGCTGCCGACGGTCGCCGCATTGCAGGGCCACACCTTCGGTGCCGGCGCGTTTCTGGCGCTCACCCACGATCGCGCCGTGATGCGCGACGATCGCGGCTACTTCTGCTTCCCGGGTATCACGATCGGCACGTCGTACGCCCCCGGCACCGTGGCCCTGGCTGCCGCGCGGCTGCCGCCGCGGACCGTGCACGAGGCGCTGGCCACCGGTCGCCGCTATCGCGGCCCCGAGGCGCTGGACCGGGGTCTGATCGATGAAATCGCGCCCGCGGACGGCGTGCTCCCCGCCGCGGTCGAATACGCCAAGAATGTGGCACACACCCGCGGGCCGGTCCTCGCCGATATCAAGCGACAGCTCCATCACGAGGTCGTGGCGCAGCTGTCGACGCCGGTGGCCGGCTACAACCATCGGAAACCGTCGTCCGGCGGTTGA
- a CDS encoding alpha/beta fold hydrolase, which yields MEKTSASSPERHTQGASEWVTTSDGRRLHAMVLPGPGDPGMPTVVFEAGGAASRSMWALVQSQVGEWARAIVYDRSGLGRSAPDPSSRTLARMAGDLGEVLDHFGAGPYVLVGHSAGGPIARAATAANPDRIAGLVLVDPTEEGLDALFTPSFRKMERANHALGVAAARLRVLRPFFRSIITPLPPDAREDMRREGFTAQAMKTFADQGRTFLDELAVYRETPPNLGDLPVTVISAGRAGNGMNRKLRTTLNDLHARQAARSPRGHHVVAEQSDHYVLLREPDLVAEEIHSQIERFADGV from the coding sequence GTGGAGAAGACCAGCGCGTCGTCGCCCGAGCGGCACACCCAGGGCGCTTCCGAATGGGTGACGACCTCGGACGGGCGCAGGCTGCACGCGATGGTGCTGCCGGGCCCGGGAGATCCGGGCATGCCGACCGTCGTGTTCGAGGCCGGCGGCGCGGCCAGCCGGTCCATGTGGGCGCTGGTGCAGTCACAGGTCGGGGAGTGGGCGCGGGCGATCGTCTACGACCGCTCCGGCCTCGGTCGCAGCGCGCCCGACCCGTCGTCGCGGACACTGGCCCGGATGGCCGGCGATCTCGGCGAGGTGCTCGACCACTTCGGCGCGGGGCCGTACGTGCTCGTCGGGCACAGCGCGGGCGGACCGATCGCGCGCGCCGCGACGGCCGCGAACCCGGACCGGATCGCCGGACTCGTCCTGGTCGACCCCACCGAGGAGGGCCTGGACGCCCTGTTCACCCCGTCGTTCCGAAAGATGGAACGGGCGAACCACGCGCTCGGGGTCGCGGCGGCACGACTGCGGGTACTGCGGCCGTTCTTCCGCTCGATCATCACGCCGCTGCCCCCGGACGCGCGCGAGGACATGCGGCGGGAGGGATTCACCGCGCAGGCGATGAAGACCTTCGCCGACCAGGGACGTACGTTCCTCGACGAGCTGGCCGTATACCGCGAGACACCACCGAATCTCGGCGATCTTCCGGTCACCGTGATCTCCGCGGGACGGGCCGGGAACGGTATGAACCGCAAGCTCCGCACCACCCTCAACGACCTGCACGCCCGCCAGGCGGCCAGGTCCCCCAGGGGTCACCACGTCGTCGCCGAGCAGTCCGACCACTACGTGCTGCTCCGCGAACCCGATCTGGTCGCCGAGGAGATCCACAGCCAGATCGAGCGATTCGCCGACGGCGTCTGA
- a CDS encoding SDR family oxidoreductase: MAKSRTAVAGRVVAVTGGARGIGRSIAAELTGRGARVAIGDVDAEAAARTAADLGLGAGLPLDVTDHDSFAEFLDAAERELGPIDALINNAGIMPVGRFTAESDEITHRILDINVYGVMLGTKLALPRMLSRRAGHIVNIASLAGENPTPGMATYCASKQAVLGFTEAMRLEHRGTGVRFSAVLPTFTRTELIAGTRAPMGLLAEPGDVARAVAELIARPRRRVVVTRLAGILAGLNKLTPRRVGEFSSRRLGVDRIFLDEVDHAARRDYDERVRNL; the protein is encoded by the coding sequence ATGGCGAAGAGCCGCACGGCCGTGGCCGGCCGGGTCGTCGCCGTCACCGGCGGCGCGCGCGGCATCGGCCGGTCGATCGCCGCCGAGCTGACCGGCCGGGGTGCCCGGGTCGCGATCGGCGACGTCGACGCCGAGGCGGCGGCTCGGACGGCCGCCGACCTCGGGCTCGGCGCGGGATTGCCGCTCGACGTCACCGATCACGACTCGTTCGCCGAGTTCCTCGACGCGGCCGAGCGCGAGCTGGGGCCGATCGATGCGCTGATCAACAACGCGGGCATCATGCCGGTCGGACGGTTCACCGCGGAATCCGACGAGATCACCCACCGGATCCTCGACATCAACGTCTACGGCGTCATGCTCGGCACCAAACTCGCACTGCCGCGGATGCTTTCGCGCCGGGCCGGGCACATCGTGAACATCGCCTCGCTGGCCGGGGAGAACCCGACTCCCGGGATGGCCACGTACTGCGCGAGCAAGCAGGCGGTGCTCGGCTTCACCGAGGCGATGCGGCTGGAGCACCGCGGCACCGGTGTGCGGTTCTCGGCGGTGCTGCCGACGTTCACCCGGACCGAGCTCATCGCCGGCACCCGAGCGCCGATGGGCCTGCTCGCCGAGCCCGGCGACGTCGCCCGCGCGGTCGCCGAGCTCATTGCCCGCCCGCGCCGCCGCGTGGTGGTCACCCGGCTGGCCGGCATCCTCGCCGGCCTGAACAAGCTCACTCCGCGCCGGGTCGGCGAGTTCTCCTCGCGCCGCCTGGGCGTCGACCGCATCTTCCTCGACGAGGTCGACCACGCCGCCCGCCGCGACTACGACGAGCGGGTCCGGAACCTCTGA
- a CDS encoding cytochrome P450, which yields MTVVKPQQVSGGEHEHGHLEEFRTDPIALMRRVRTECGDVGSFRLADNDVILLSGAEANEFFFRSADEDLDQGAAYPFMKPIFGEGVVFDASPERRKEMLHNQALRGEHMRGHAETIAREVDRMLSRLGDSGEIDLLEFFAELTIYTSSACLIGVKFREELDDRFAHLYHELEQGTDALCYVDPYAPIESFRRRDAARAELVELVQEIMNGRIANPPRGKEDRDMLDVLVSVRDEQGELRFSASEITGIFISMMFAGHHTTSGTAAWTVIELLRNPGVLDQVVTELDELYADGKDVSFHALRQIPQLEAVLKETLRLHPPLIILMRIARDEFEVCGNRIAPGDMVAATPAVSNRIPEDFPEPDRFDPGRYIDPNQADLINRWTWIPFGAGRHRCVGAAFALMQLKAIFSILLRDWEFEMVQPSDTYRNDHSKMVVQLQQPCAVRYRRRHRA from the coding sequence ATGACGGTGGTCAAGCCGCAGCAGGTCTCCGGTGGCGAACACGAGCACGGACATCTGGAGGAGTTCCGTACCGATCCGATCGCGCTGATGCGGCGGGTGCGCACGGAATGCGGTGACGTCGGATCGTTCCGGCTGGCCGACAACGATGTCATCCTGCTGTCGGGTGCGGAAGCCAACGAGTTCTTCTTCCGCTCCGCCGACGAGGATCTGGATCAGGGTGCGGCGTATCCGTTCATGAAGCCGATCTTCGGCGAGGGCGTGGTGTTCGACGCCAGCCCGGAGCGCCGCAAGGAGATGCTGCACAATCAGGCGCTGCGCGGTGAGCACATGCGCGGTCATGCGGAAACCATTGCCCGCGAGGTGGATCGGATGCTCTCACGCTTGGGTGACTCGGGTGAGATCGATCTGCTGGAGTTCTTCGCCGAGCTGACCATCTACACCTCCTCGGCCTGCCTGATCGGGGTGAAGTTCCGCGAGGAGCTCGACGACCGCTTCGCGCACCTGTACCACGAACTGGAGCAGGGCACCGACGCGCTGTGCTACGTCGACCCCTACGCGCCGATCGAGAGCTTCCGCCGCCGCGACGCCGCCCGGGCCGAACTGGTCGAGCTGGTGCAGGAGATCATGAACGGGCGGATCGCGAATCCTCCTCGGGGCAAGGAGGATCGGGACATGCTGGACGTGCTCGTCTCGGTCCGCGACGAGCAGGGCGAGCTGCGGTTCTCCGCCAGCGAGATCACCGGCATCTTCATCTCGATGATGTTCGCCGGGCACCACACCACCTCCGGCACCGCGGCGTGGACGGTCATCGAGTTGCTGCGCAATCCCGGCGTGCTCGACCAGGTGGTCACCGAGCTCGACGAGCTCTATGCCGACGGCAAGGACGTCAGTTTCCATGCGCTGCGGCAGATTCCGCAGCTGGAGGCGGTGCTGAAGGAGACGCTGCGGCTGCATCCGCCGCTGATCATCCTGATGCGGATCGCCCGCGACGAGTTCGAGGTGTGCGGCAATCGGATCGCGCCCGGCGATATGGTCGCGGCCACCCCCGCGGTGTCCAACCGCATCCCGGAGGACTTCCCCGAGCCCGATCGGTTCGATCCGGGCCGCTACATCGATCCGAACCAGGCCGATCTGATCAACCGCTGGACCTGGATCCCCTTCGGCGCCGGGCGGCACCGCTGCGTCGGCGCGGCCTTCGCCCTCATGCAGCTGAAGGCGATCTTCTCGATCCTGTTGCGGGACTGGGAATTCGAGATGGTGCAGCCGTCCGACACCTACCGCAACGACCACTCGAAGATGGTCGTGCAGCTACAGCAGCCCTGCGCCGTCCGCTACCGCCGCAGGCACCGGGCATGA
- a CDS encoding acyl-CoA synthetase: MPNNFADLFEHAVDAMPDRVALVQGRRWITYRELDSRADRLSRYLGSIGVGTGTHVGIQMHNSIETMETLIACYKLRAVPININYRYGAEELRYVYDNADLEVVFHHRRYARLVERVRPLVPGVRQAIIVDDGQGSVVGDGQDSSVETGSVPYEEALRDFPAARVFGDRSPDDLFMVYTGGTTGMPKGVMWRQEDMWRVLGGGIDFYTGEPVADEFQQSRMGTQAMPSRWLILPPLIHPSAMMPTFTALWSGNSVVLMPAFDAATVWETVARERPGVLVITGDAMARPLIDAYRADPVDASSLFVIASGAALLSQAAKNDLLELFPQALISDSIGSSETGFGGMGFAQRDDDPGRGPRVQVGRGSVVVDDAGRRVTAGEGWFAKTGSVPIGYYKDQVKTDKLFRTVDGVRMVITDDRARVEEDGSITLIGRGNMVINTGGEKVFAEEVEAVTKAYDSIYDAVVIGVPHDQWGHQVAAVVSVAGAGSVHTASGDIDFGALERHIRAHLAGYKLPRRIWVTDVVRRAPSGKPDYRWAREYAESRSPDHVVG, from the coding sequence ATGCCGAACAACTTCGCCGATCTGTTCGAGCACGCCGTCGACGCCATGCCCGACCGGGTGGCGCTCGTGCAGGGTAGGCGGTGGATCACCTACCGGGAGCTGGATTCTCGCGCGGACCGGCTGTCGCGGTATCTGGGATCGATCGGGGTCGGCACCGGGACCCACGTCGGAATCCAGATGCACAACTCCATCGAGACGATGGAGACGCTCATCGCCTGCTACAAGCTGCGCGCGGTACCGATCAACATCAACTACCGGTACGGGGCCGAGGAACTGCGCTACGTCTACGACAACGCGGATCTGGAGGTCGTGTTCCACCATCGCCGGTACGCCCGGCTGGTCGAGCGGGTCCGGCCGCTGGTGCCGGGGGTGCGGCAGGCCATCATCGTGGACGATGGTCAGGGCTCGGTCGTGGGCGACGGTCAGGATTCGTCCGTCGAGACCGGTTCGGTGCCGTACGAGGAAGCGCTGCGGGATTTTCCGGCGGCGCGGGTGTTCGGCGACCGCAGCCCCGACGACCTGTTCATGGTCTACACCGGCGGCACCACGGGCATGCCCAAAGGCGTGATGTGGCGGCAGGAGGACATGTGGCGGGTGCTCGGCGGCGGCATCGACTTCTACACCGGGGAGCCGGTGGCCGACGAGTTCCAGCAGTCGCGGATGGGGACCCAGGCCATGCCGAGCCGGTGGCTGATCCTGCCGCCGCTGATCCATCCCTCGGCGATGATGCCCACTTTCACCGCGTTGTGGAGCGGCAACTCGGTGGTGCTGATGCCCGCGTTCGACGCGGCGACGGTGTGGGAGACGGTCGCCCGGGAACGGCCGGGGGTGCTGGTGATCACCGGTGACGCCATGGCGCGGCCGCTGATCGACGCCTATCGGGCCGACCCGGTCGACGCGTCGTCGCTGTTCGTCATCGCCTCGGGCGCCGCGCTGCTGTCCCAGGCGGCGAAGAACGATCTGCTGGAACTGTTTCCGCAGGCACTGATCTCCGACTCGATCGGATCCTCCGAAACCGGCTTCGGCGGTATGGGTTTCGCGCAGCGCGACGACGACCCGGGCCGGGGGCCGCGCGTGCAGGTCGGCCGCGGCTCGGTGGTGGTCGACGACGCCGGGCGCCGGGTCACCGCGGGCGAGGGATGGTTCGCCAAGACCGGTTCGGTCCCTATCGGGTACTACAAGGACCAGGTCAAGACCGACAAGCTCTTCCGGACCGTCGACGGGGTCCGCATGGTGATCACGGACGACCGGGCGCGGGTCGAGGAGGACGGCTCGATCACGCTGATCGGCCGGGGCAACATGGTGATCAACACCGGCGGGGAGAAGGTGTTCGCCGAGGAGGTCGAGGCCGTCACCAAGGCGTACGACTCGATCTACGACGCCGTGGTCATCGGTGTCCCGCACGATCAGTGGGGCCACCAGGTGGCGGCGGTCGTCTCGGTGGCCGGCGCCGGTTCGGTTCACACCGCCTCCGGCGATATCGATTTCGGGGCGCTGGAGCGTCATATCCGCGCTCATCTGGCCGGCTACAAGCTCCCGCGCCGGATCTGGGTGACCGACGTCGTCCGCCGCGCGCCGAGCGGTAAACCCGACTACCGCTGGGCCCGGGAGTACGCCGAGTCGCGGTCGCCGGACCATGTCGTCGGCTAG
- a CDS encoding SDR family NAD(P)-dependent oxidoreductase has protein sequence MTGERLLPGRGAVVVGGGSGIGRAVAELLAAQGAGVIVNSRSENAVHEVAGAIEHAGGRAAAVAGSAADEKVADRLIDRCVAEFGSIDILVNCAAVAESPRSSILDITVAEWRSLLDAHLTTAFNTCRAAAPRMVAQRGGAIVNTGSFAYLGDYGGTGYPAGKGAVTSLTLALAAELKEHGVRANVVCPGARTRLSTGADYEEQIRELHRRGMLDEMTMHGALDAPPPEYAAAVYLYLASSAAAAVTGEVLIAAGGFVGKFARPTPTPLGFRDHNESPPWEVDDLARMIGG, from the coding sequence ATGACCGGCGAGCGGTTGTTGCCGGGTCGCGGGGCGGTCGTGGTCGGCGGCGGCAGCGGCATCGGTCGCGCCGTGGCCGAGCTGCTGGCCGCGCAGGGTGCCGGCGTGATCGTCAACTCGCGCAGCGAGAATGCCGTGCACGAGGTCGCCGGCGCGATCGAGCACGCCGGTGGCCGTGCGGCGGCCGTCGCGGGGTCGGCCGCCGACGAGAAGGTCGCCGATCGGTTGATCGACCGCTGCGTCGCCGAGTTCGGGTCCATCGACATCCTGGTGAACTGCGCGGCGGTCGCGGAATCGCCGCGGTCCTCGATTCTCGACATCACCGTCGCCGAATGGCGATCGTTGCTCGACGCGCACCTGACCACGGCGTTCAACACCTGCCGCGCGGCGGCGCCGCGGATGGTGGCGCAACGCGGCGGTGCGATCGTCAACACCGGATCGTTCGCCTATCTCGGTGATTACGGCGGCACCGGCTATCCGGCCGGGAAGGGCGCGGTGACGAGCCTGACCCTCGCCCTCGCCGCGGAACTGAAGGAGCACGGGGTGCGGGCGAACGTGGTCTGTCCGGGGGCGAGGACGCGGTTGTCCACCGGCGCCGACTACGAGGAGCAGATCCGCGAGCTGCATCGGCGCGGAATGCTCGACGAGATGACGATGCACGGAGCATTGGACGCACCGCCGCCGGAGTACGCGGCCGCGGTGTACCTGTATCTGGCCTCGTCCGCCGCGGCCGCGGTGACGGGCGAAGTCCTCATCGCCGCAGGGGGATTCGTCGGGAAATTCGCGCGGCCGACGCCCACTCCGCTCGGTTTCCGCGATCACAACGAGAGTCCGCCCTGGGAGGTGGACGACCTGGCGCGCATGATCGGCGGCTAG
- a CDS encoding SDR family oxidoreductase, with protein sequence MPRFEPNPPRRPVLIAGASSGIGAATAAMLAAQGHPVALGARRVEQCEELVGKIRADGGEAIAHYLDVTDGTAVDEFVTAAEAAHGPAEILVSGAGDLEFALIHEMDPERFALQVNVHLTAVQRLAHRVLPGMIERQRGDFVVIGSDCAPDPRPRTGAYSASKAGVEALTRQLRMELEGTGVRASLVRPGPTRTGMGGDASAEVVGPLIEDWVKWGFARHPYLLRASDMAAAVAAVVNTPRGAHLVVVEVQPEAPLEAPAT encoded by the coding sequence ATGCCACGTTTCGAACCGAATCCCCCGCGCCGCCCCGTACTGATCGCGGGCGCCTCCTCGGGAATCGGCGCCGCGACCGCCGCGATGCTGGCCGCGCAGGGACATCCGGTGGCGCTGGGCGCGCGCCGGGTCGAACAGTGCGAAGAGCTGGTCGGCAAGATCCGCGCCGACGGCGGCGAGGCGATCGCGCACTATCTGGATGTCACCGACGGCACCGCCGTCGACGAGTTCGTCACCGCCGCGGAGGCCGCCCACGGGCCGGCCGAGATCCTGGTCTCCGGCGCCGGTGATCTGGAATTCGCGCTGATCCACGAGATGGATCCGGAACGTTTCGCGCTGCAGGTGAATGTGCACCTGACGGCGGTGCAGCGGCTGGCCCACCGGGTGCTGCCGGGAATGATCGAACGGCAGCGCGGCGATTTCGTCGTGATCGGGTCGGACTGCGCCCCCGATCCGCGGCCGCGCACCGGCGCCTACAGCGCGTCGAAGGCCGGCGTCGAGGCGCTGACGCGGCAGCTCCGGATGGAGTTGGAGGGCACCGGGGTCCGAGCCTCGCTGGTCCGGCCGGGCCCCACCCGCACCGGGATGGGCGGCGACGCGTCGGCAGAGGTCGTCGGTCCGCTGATCGAGGACTGGGTGAAGTGGGGCTTCGCCCGCCATCCCTATCTGCTGCGCGCCTCGGATATGGCGGCCGCCGTTGCCGCGGTGGTGAATACGCCGCGCGGCGCTCATCTCGTGGTGGTCGAGGTCCAGCCCGAGGCGCCGCTGGAGGCGCCCGCGACATGA
- a CDS encoding TetR family transcriptional regulator, producing MSDHDSVAGESTRRRLNKKQADTVDRLTKASVDVLASAGFSGLTVRMVAAAAGVGTATAYTYFSSKEHLIAEAFWRRLAQTPPPDHSGIDDIAARAVVALRQIAGILGSEPEMANAVTSALLGSDPDVAHLRIRIGLEIRRRIIDALGSDSDPDLIEALELLYSGALLRAGMGYASYTEIADRMETTARLLLAAADMH from the coding sequence GTGTCCGATCATGATTCCGTCGCCGGTGAGTCGACCCGCCGCCGCCTGAACAAGAAGCAGGCCGACACCGTCGACCGCCTGACGAAGGCCTCCGTCGACGTGCTCGCGAGCGCCGGATTCAGCGGTCTGACCGTGCGCATGGTGGCCGCGGCCGCGGGCGTGGGCACGGCGACCGCCTACACCTATTTCTCCTCCAAAGAGCATCTGATCGCCGAGGCGTTCTGGCGGCGCCTCGCCCAGACCCCACCGCCGGACCACTCCGGCATCGACGATATCGCGGCCCGGGCCGTCGTGGCGCTGCGGCAGATCGCCGGCATCCTGGGCAGCGAACCGGAGATGGCGAACGCCGTCACCAGCGCACTACTGGGGAGCGATCCCGACGTCGCGCACCTGCGCATCCGGATCGGGCTGGAGATTCGGCGGCGGATCATCGACGCGCTCGGCTCGGATTCCGATCCCGACCTCATCGAGGCGTTGGAGCTGCTGTATTCGGGGGCGCTGCTGCGGGCGGGGATGGGATACGCCTCGTACACCGAGATCGCCGACCGCATGGAGACCACCGCGCGGCTGCTGCTGGCCGCGGCCGACATGCACTAG
- a CDS encoding glucose 1-dehydrogenase has protein sequence MGRVDGKVALISGGARGMGAEHARQLVAEGARVVIGDILDDEGKALAGELAEAARYVPLDVTQPDQWQAAVATAVDDFGKLDVLVNNAGIINGSSLQKFSLEKWRQILDVNLTGTFLGIQASIEPMIAAGGGSIINVSSIEGLRGAPWAHGYVASKWGVRGLAKSAALELAPHKIRVNSLHPGLIRTPMTANIPDDLVTIPLGRPAEPAEVSTFVVFLASDESAYATGSEFVMDGGLVAAVPHK, from the coding sequence ATGGGACGTGTAGATGGCAAGGTTGCACTGATCAGCGGGGGCGCGCGGGGGATGGGGGCCGAGCACGCCCGGCAGCTGGTGGCCGAGGGCGCCCGCGTGGTCATCGGCGACATCCTCGACGACGAGGGCAAGGCCCTGGCCGGCGAGCTCGCCGAGGCGGCCCGCTACGTCCCTCTCGACGTCACTCAGCCCGATCAGTGGCAGGCGGCGGTCGCCACGGCCGTCGACGATTTCGGCAAGCTCGACGTCCTGGTCAACAACGCGGGCATCATCAACGGCAGCTCGTTGCAGAAGTTCTCCCTGGAGAAGTGGCGCCAGATCCTCGACGTCAACCTCACCGGCACGTTCCTCGGCATTCAGGCGTCGATCGAGCCGATGATCGCCGCCGGTGGCGGTTCGATCATCAACGTCTCCTCGATCGAGGGCCTGCGGGGCGCGCCCTGGGCGCACGGCTACGTGGCCTCCAAGTGGGGTGTCCGGGGGCTGGCCAAATCGGCTGCCCTGGAGCTGGCGCCGCACAAGATCCGGGTCAACTCGCTGCACCCCGGCCTGATCCGCACGCCGATGACGGCGAACATCCCCGACGACCTGGTGACCATCCCGCTGGGCCGCCCGGCCGAACCCGCCGAGGTCTCCACCTTCGTCGTCTTCCTGGCCAGCGACGAGTCCGCGTACGCGACCGGATCGGAGTTCGTCATGGACGGTGGCCTGGTGGCGGCGGTACCGCACAAGTAG
- a CDS encoding diacylglycerol kinase, protein MPIRVAHIGTGNVGRLALGQLIDDPQYELVAVGVSTPAKVGRDAGELAGLDVHTGIAATDDMDEVLATRPDCAVYCAMGDTRLPQAMADVQRILAAGIDVVGSAPGTLQYPWQVMADKYIGRVEEAARQGDSSVFITGVDPGFANDLIPFAFAGTCQEIEQVRCSEIADYATYDGSTVMFDVMGFGKPLSEMPMLFQPGVLSLAWGTTLRQLSAGLGITLDEITETTDREPAPEAFDVAAGHIPEGGLAAVRFEIHGIVDGRSAIVVEHVTRLRGDLRPDWPQPAQPGGSYRVEIVGEPSYTVDICPTSRRGDHNHAAIVAAAGRIVNAIPAVVAAPAGIRTTLDLPLITGKGLYTRH, encoded by the coding sequence ATGCCCATTCGCGTCGCACACATCGGCACCGGAAATGTCGGACGGCTCGCGCTCGGCCAGCTGATCGACGACCCGCAGTACGAGCTGGTCGCGGTCGGTGTGTCGACGCCGGCGAAGGTGGGCAGGGACGCCGGCGAACTCGCCGGACTCGACGTCCACACCGGCATCGCGGCCACCGACGACATGGACGAGGTGCTCGCCACCCGGCCGGACTGCGCGGTGTACTGCGCGATGGGCGACACCCGGCTGCCCCAGGCGATGGCGGATGTGCAGCGGATTCTCGCCGCCGGGATCGATGTCGTCGGATCCGCGCCGGGCACGCTGCAGTACCCGTGGCAGGTGATGGCGGACAAGTACATCGGGCGCGTGGAAGAGGCCGCGCGCCAGGGCGATTCGAGTGTGTTCATCACCGGTGTCGACCCCGGCTTCGCCAACGACCTGATCCCGTTCGCCTTCGCCGGCACCTGTCAGGAGATCGAACAGGTGCGGTGCAGCGAGATCGCCGACTACGCCACCTACGACGGCTCCACCGTCATGTTCGACGTCATGGGATTCGGCAAGCCGCTGAGCGAGATGCCGATGCTGTTCCAGCCGGGCGTGCTGAGTCTGGCCTGGGGTACGACGCTCCGGCAGCTGTCGGCCGGACTGGGCATCACGCTGGACGAGATCACCGAGACCACGGACCGCGAGCCCGCGCCCGAGGCGTTCGACGTGGCCGCCGGGCACATCCCCGAGGGCGGCCTGGCGGCCGTGCGCTTCGAGATCCACGGGATCGTCGACGGGCGCTCGGCGATCGTGGTCGAGCACGTCACCCGGCTGCGCGGGGATCTGCGGCCGGACTGGCCACAGCCGGCGCAACCGGGCGGCTCGTATCGGGTCGAGATCGTCGGCGAACCCTCCTACACCGTCGACATCTGCCCGACCAGCCGGCGCGGCGACCACAACCACGCCGCCATCGTCGCGGCCGCCGGGCGGATCGTGAACGCCATACCGGCGGTGGTCGCGGCGCCGGCCGGCATCCGGACCACCCTGGATCTCCCGCTGATCACCGGCAAGGGGCTCTACACGCGGCACTGA
- a CDS encoding cytochrome P450 — protein sequence MGAPSIPAGFDFTDPELWAARSPVAEFADLRSTAPVWWNQQTPEQAAPFEDGGYWVVSRHEDIKEISRRPERYSSQEKGAIIRLPGFAEPEQLESTTALLVNMDPPKHTKIRRIVSKGFSPRAVEGLRAALTERAERIVHAAKDSGGGDFVEQVACELPLQAIAELLGVPQDDRHKLFDWSNQMLNYDDPEYGDPVVASAEILGYAWNMAEQRRRTPVDDIVSQLVNADVDGEALGSDEFGFFVILLSVAGNETTRNAISHGMKAFVDHPEQWELYREQRPRTAPDEIVRWATPVTAFQRTATEDHELGGRPIKAGDRLGLFYSSANFDDAAFENPFTFDVLRDPNPHLGFGGTGVHFCIGANLARLEIDLMFNAIADAMPNLRELAAPERLRSGWINGIKHWQVSYR from the coding sequence ATGGGCGCACCGTCGATACCGGCGGGGTTCGATTTCACCGACCCCGAGTTGTGGGCCGCTCGCAGTCCGGTCGCCGAATTCGCCGATCTGCGCAGCACCGCCCCGGTGTGGTGGAACCAGCAGACGCCCGAGCAGGCCGCGCCGTTCGAGGACGGCGGGTACTGGGTGGTGAGCCGGCACGAGGACATCAAGGAGATCTCGCGCCGCCCGGAGCGGTACTCCTCGCAGGAGAAGGGGGCGATCATCCGGCTGCCCGGTTTCGCGGAGCCGGAGCAGCTGGAGTCCACCACGGCCCTGCTGGTGAACATGGATCCGCCCAAGCACACCAAGATCCGGCGCATCGTCTCGAAGGGGTTCAGTCCCCGCGCGGTGGAGGGGCTGCGCGCGGCCCTGACCGAACGGGCCGAACGAATCGTGCACGCGGCCAAGGATTCCGGCGGCGGTGACTTCGTCGAGCAGGTCGCCTGCGAGCTGCCGCTGCAGGCCATCGCCGAGCTGCTGGGCGTGCCCCAGGACGACCGGCACAAGCTGTTCGACTGGTCGAACCAGATGCTGAACTACGACGATCCCGAATACGGCGACCCGGTCGTGGCGTCGGCGGAGATCCTCGGCTACGCCTGGAACATGGCCGAGCAGCGCCGCCGGACCCCGGTCGACGACATCGTCAGTCAGCTCGTCAACGCCGATGTCGACGGGGAGGCGCTCGGTTCGGACGAATTCGGATTCTTCGTGATCCTGTTGTCGGTGGCCGGCAACGAGACCACCCGCAACGCGATCTCGCACGGGATGAAGGCGTTCGTCGACCATCCCGAACAGTGGGAGCTCTACCGCGAGCAGCGGCCGCGCACCGCACCCGACGAGATCGTGCGCTGGGCCACCCCCGTGACGGCGTTCCAGCGCACCGCGACCGAGGATCACGAGCTGGGCGGCCGGCCGATCAAGGCGGGCGATCGGCTCGGATTGTTCTACAGCTCGGCCAATTTCGACGACGCCGCGTTCGAGAATCCGTTCACCTTCGACGTGCTGCGCGATCCCAACCCCCACCTGGGGTTCGGCGGGACCGGCGTGCACTTCTGCATCGGCGCGAACCTGGCCCGGCTGGAGATCGACCTGATGTTCAACGCCATCGCGGATGCCATGCCCAACCTCCGCGAACTCGCCGCCCCCGAACGCCTGCGGTCCGGCTGGATCAACGGCATCAAGCATTGGCAGGTGTCCTACCGGTAG